The genomic window AGTGGAGTTTGATTTGCTGGGGGGATTCGATGAAGGCTTGGAGTGAGGCGTTGTGGGGGCCTGTGGGGAAGGGGGTGTAGATGTTGGTGGTGACGGGCGGGGATGAGCCGAGGCTATTGTGTGCGGTGAGGCGGTAGATGTAGTTTACGCTGGATGAGATGGGCATGTCGAGGTGGGAGGTGGCTGAGGTGGTGATGACGTGTGTCCAGGGGCCGTTGTGGCTGTAGGAGCGCTCGAGGGTATAGCTGGTGGCAGTGGGCACGGGTGTCCATTGGATGTGGAGCCAGTTGTAACCTATGTATGGGGTGGTTATGAATTCTGGAGAGGGTGGGGGTCCGTTGGGGGTGGTGGCGCTGGCGGTGTTGCTGGGGAGGGAGGTGCCGAAGCCGTTTTGGGCAACGACGTGGTAGTAGTAGGTGGTGAGCGGGGCAAGGCCTGTGTGGGTGTAGGTAGTGGCGGTGGAGTTAACGGTCTGGACGAAATCCCATGGTCCGTTGGGAGTGAGGGAGCGGAAGATGTGTTGCATGAAGATGCCTGGGGGTGGGGTCCAGTTGAGGGTGATTTGGCTTGTGGAGGGGGTGGCGGTGAGGTTTTGTGGTGGGCTGGGGAGGCCGTAGGTTACGGCGACTTCATTTGATGGGGGGCTGAGGAGGTTGCCATTTTTCGCGATGACTCGGTAGTGGTAGGTGAATCCAAGGGTTACGTTGGAATCAGAGAATGTGGTATTGTTGATTGTATTGGTTCCGATCTGCGACCAGGTGCCGTTTGGGCCGATTTTTCTTTGGATGATGTATTCGGTCTCGCCGCTGATGTCGTGCCACTGTAGTTGCGTCTGATTTGCGGATATAGTGGCATTCAGGTTTTGTGGAGCCTGGAGATTGGGCGGGGGGAGGATGTTAAAATCTGAGTCCAACACATAGAAGGTGGTGGAACCGTTGATGAAAGAAATACCGAGGAGTTTGTTGTTGGCGAGAGAGAATAGTTTACATGGTGTCCCGGGATATACTTTGGTCGGGCCGAAGGAATAATTTTGCCCGACGAATTTTTGAAAGAGGGATTGATTATTATCTGAAAATCGGAGTGTATAGATGTCGTTTCCTAGCCAAGCAACGTCTACGATTGGGAAAGGAAGGACTGTGGGGAGTAGATTCAGGGTAGTAGGATTCAACATATGTCCAAAATTATCCACAAGGAGACTTCCGTCTGGAGCTATACGCAAGAAAGGTGAGGAGAGGGATGAGGAATACCAATTCAAGGATGTGGAATAGATAGTGTCTGTAATCGATCCATCCGTATCTATGTTGATCTTCTCTGAATAGATTTGGTAGTATGGTGCAGCTACCCTAGTATAGAGTCTTTTATTTATGGGGCACCATGTATAGGGATAGGAATGATCATTTGTGGAGGTGGATACGAGTGAACCGGAGGAATTGAAGACAACTTTTTTCGCATTAAGTGGATACATCTCAGGAACGACTACGAGATGAGTTCCAACGGGGATCAATGCTTGTATGTAAAAATAAAAGTTGATAAATGGGAACGGAGTGGGATTCGGGTTGTTTAGATCAATTTTATAGACTGACCCTAGGGAGAAAGATAAAATCAAATATATGCAATGAAGAGAAGGTGAGTAAGTCACTTGCATGGGGTGTCCATTAAGTGGTATCGGTTGAAGATATTGTTGAGAATTTGTAGACCATCGATGTATGGCCTGTTGCTGAGAGTCTACAAGGTATAAGATGCCGTAGTTGTCTAGGAAACTAGGATGTTTTATGCCACTTGTTGATATAGAAGGTTGTGAAAATGGAGGAGGAACTATCGATGCAAAAGGAATAAATTGAGTGGATATTCCAAAGGGAGGTGAGGAAGGGGAGGAATAGAACAGTATTACTTCTTGGTTATGAGCAAAAAATGCGGTGGGAGTTTGATTGAGAAAAAGTCCCCCTACAGGTAAGAAAGACTGATTCAAACGGACTAATCGGTTATCCGGTGTGCGAACAATTAAATGGCCGTCGGAGCTGAAGGCGGCGTCTAGGATTGCTGCACCTAGGCCTGAGACGTAGTTTAGATTGGAGGTATTGTAAGCTACACTGCCATCTTGAATGATGTATGACTGACTTGGAGATAGCCATGTTTTAGTGCCTATTGGAAATTTACCGTCATGAGGGTCATGAATTATAGAAGTGATGTTTCCGGAGGCATCGAGATTTATGCTACAGATTGCTTTCTGATAGGAGTTATGACTTATTAATGCAAAAAATTTATTGAGAGTGGGTGAGTATTTAGAAAAGCCGGTGTATGGATGGTCAGCGTTGTATGTTTGTATGACGTTGAGGTTGGACTTGTTAAGGACCACAAAGACTCCTTTGTCGTTGGTATTTTCGTAGTATATGTAGAGGGTATGCTGGGCAATTATGACATCCTTAATTTGTTGCTGAGCAGAATATACAAGTGTGTGGGTTAAGTTATTATTAGTAAACCTATATACGCTGCCACCGTAAACAATGTAATAGTTGTCTGAATCCACATTGAATTTGGATGGTGTGCCATATCCATTCGGAAGTTGTATAGCAGCCAGCCACTGCTTAGTGGCGAGGTCGTAGCGGAGGATGCGGGCGGGGGAGCTTTGGAGGAGGTAGGCGATGTGTTGGTGCTGGAGGGAGTCAACGATGGTGGCTGGGGCGTTTTTTAGGGGGATGAGGAGGCAAAGGAGGGTAAGTAGGGTAGGTTGGATGGGGATAGTCTTGGGGAGCATTAATGAGGGGAGGTTAGAGTAGGGTGGAGGTTGTTTGTCAAGCTTATTTTTGGGGCAGGTCGGGGTGGGGCTTTTTTCCATTGCTGGGGGATGTTTTTTTGGGGGGGAGAGGTCTATGGGGATTTGAGGATTGTGGCGGAGTGGGGGGCGAGGGTGAGGGTGGGGGGGAGGATGAGGAGGGGGCGGCGGAGGCGAGCGTCGCCGACGGTGTAGAGGATGGTGGCGGAGGATGGGGCTTGGATTTTGGATAGGGGAAGGGTGACAGGTTGCTTCGAGGTGTTGAAGGCGACGGTGAGGGTGTCGGTGTGGTGTTTTCTTTGAAAGGCGAAGGTGCGTGTGGCGTCGTCGATGTAGGTGACTTCGAAGGTGCCGCGGCGGAGGGAGGGGTGGCGGTGGCGGAGGTGGGCGAGGGTGCGGTAGTGGCGGTGGAGGTGTAGGTCGGGGGCGATGGGGTCGGGTGTTGGGCGGCGGGTGCCGTCGGGGAGGTAGCTTTCGGGTTCGTAGGTGTATTCTGGCCAGAGCATGGGTTTGCGGCAGCAGGGGTCGTTGGCGCCGTGGAGGCCGACTTCGTCGCCGTAGTAGATCATGGGGGCGCCGATGTAGGTGAATTGGAAGAGGGTGAGGAGGCGGATGAGGCGTTTTTCGTGGGGGTTGGGGGGGCGGTGGAGGTAGGCGGGGTTGGTGGCTTTGGATTGCTGGAAGTAGGTGGGCCAGTCGTGGTAGTGGCCGAGGTTGCGGTTGACGGCGTGGGAGGCGAGGCGGTTGGTGTCGTGGGAGCCGAAGAGGTTTTGCATGACGTAGGCGACGGATGGGGGAAGGGTGCGGCGGAGGTGGGCGAGGCGGTCGAGGAAGGCGGTAGGGGTGAGGGCTTGGGCGTCGTCGCGGAGGAAGAAGGCGGCGCAGGCGAAGGCGAAGTTGTAGTTCATGACGGCGTCGAATTCGTCACCTTGGAGGTAGGGGAGGAGTTTTTCGGGGGGATCGATGATTTCTGCGGTGAGGTAGGCTTGGGGGTTGATGGATTTGACGAGGCGACGCCATTGTTTCCAGAATCCGTGGGGGATGCAGAAGGCGACGTCGAGGCGCCAGCCGTCTATGCCGTCGGAGGGATCGCCGTCGCCGTCGGGGTCCATCCAGCGGCGGGTGGCGTGGAAGATGTATTGGCGCGGGGCGGGGGCGATGTTGTCGTCGATCTCGAGGATTTCGGGGAGGGTGTCGTGGCCGAACCAGCCGCGGTAGGTGAAGGGGGTGCCGGTGGTGTCGTCGCGCCAGGATTCGACGATGAACCAGTCGCGGTAGGGGGAGAGGCGCTGGTTTTTAAGGAGGTCTTGGAATGGCGGGGATTGTTTTCCGAGGTGGTTGAAGACGCCGTCGAGGATGATGCGGATGTTGCGTTTTTTGGCTTCTTGGAGGAGGCGGAGGAAGAGGCGGTCGGCGGCGGTCCAGGACCAGGTGGAGGGGTCGTGGAAGGTTTCTTTGGCGATGAGGGCGAGGTCGCCGGCGGGGTCGGGGCCGAAGTGGGGGTCAACGTGGTGGTAGGAGAGGGCGTCGTATTTGTGGTGGGAGGGGGAGTGGAAGATGGGGTTGAGGTAGATGGCGTTGATGCCGAGGTCGGCGAGGTAGTCGAGCTTCTGGAGGATGCCTTGGAGGTCGCCTCCGTAGCGGCGGCGAAGGATGTGATGAAAGAGGGGGCGGTCGGGGTGGGCTTTTTCGTGGGGTTGGAGGGCATACCAGTCGGAGGTCCAGGGGTGGATTTGCCATGGGGGAGAGGTGTCGTCGGGGTAGGCACCGGCGAGGGAGTCGAGGGTGGGGTCGTTGGAGGGGTCGCCGTTGTAGAAGCGCTCGGGGAAGATTTGATACCAGATGGCGTCTTTGGCCCAGTCGGGAACGGGGAAGTCGGGTGGGGTGGGGGATGCGTTGGGGACTTCAGAAGCAGGCATGGTTCGGAATATGGAGCAGAGGAGGAGGTGTAGAAGGATATTTTTGGGGTGTGGATGCATTGGTCAGGCGAGGATGAGGTGCGGTAGGGGTATTGTGCAAGAAGATAATGTGAGGCATATGGGCCATAAGGGCCTTTCAGTGGGCGATTGAGCGAGAGCTTGGTGAGAGAGAGGAAATTTGAAAAGAGTGGTTTTGTGGGTAGGTTTGCAGGTATGAAGTTGACAGGAAGAAGGATTTTGGTTGTGGGGGGGAGTCGGGGGATCGGGGCGGCGGTGGCGCGCGGGGCAAGGGATGCGGGTGCAGAGGTGGTGGTGGCGTCGAGGACGCGTGGGAATTGGGATGGGGAGTGGTGGGAATGGGATGTGACGCGTGAGGATGGCGTGCAGGAGGTGGAGGGGAATTTGGATGGTGTGGTGTATTGTCCGGGGAGTGTAGTGTTGAAGCCGTTTGGGAGTCTGCGTGGGGAGGTGTGGCGGCAGGAATGGGAGCTTAATGTGATGGGGGCGGTGCGTGTGTTGCAACGCTGCGAGCGTGCCCTTTTCCGCGGTGAGGGCGTGGGGAGTGTGGTGTTGGTGAGTTCTGTCGCAGCGGGAGTGGGGATGCGCTATCATGCGTGTGTGGGGACGGTGAAGGGTGCTGTGGAGGGGTTGGGGCGGAGTCTGGCGGCTGAGTGGGCGCCTAGGGTGCGTGTGAATGTGGTAGCGCCGTCGTTGACGAATACGATGCTTGCGGGGCGGCTTTTGGAGACGGAGGAGAAGCGGAAGGCGGTGGCTGAGCGGCATCCGTTGACGGGCTATAATGAGGCGGAGGATGTGGCAGGGATGATATTGTTTTTGTTGGGGGATGGGGCGCGGCGTGTGACGGGTGAGGTGTGGAGGGTGGATGGGGGAGTGGGGGCGGTGAGGGTGTAGCGGTGTGGTGAGGGGTTGGTGGGGGGGCGTGGGATGTGGTCTAGATGGGGGGGAAGGGGTAGGAGGTGTAAAAAGGGGGATGGCGGGAAGTGGCGGGTGTGTTGTTAATTTTGATGGGGTCTTTGGAAGGTTTTGAGGCGGGGTATGGGCTGCAGTTGCTTTGATTGATGTGATCGGATAAATGACGTAAGAGGCTTGCGGTGTGGGGTTAAAAAATTTGTTGCTTTTATAGCGGAATATGTTACTGAAATATGGTGGTATGAGTAACTTAACGAAGCGTGATTTAGTTGTTAGGATTAGCAATGAGACGGGACTTGTGCAGCATCAAGTGTTGGAGGTGCTTCAGCGATATTTTGATGCGATGATTGAGAGTTTGATTGCTGGGCGGACTGTGGAGTTGAGAAAGTTTGGGGTGTTTGAGATTAAGTGGCGGAAGGCGCGTGTGGGTCGGAATCCGAATAAGCCTGAGACGGATATTGTGATTCCGCCTCATCCTGTGGTGAAGTTTAAGCCAGGAAAGATTTTGAAGGAGAAGTTGAAGGAGATGGCTGCTCAGGGGCCGAAGCCCGAGGATGGAGGGGGTAAAGGCGACGCGTCGCAGTCCTCCGAGCAGGTGGCTGCTTTGGGCTAGTGCGGATGCAGGCGTTGCCGGGTTTTAGGGATTTTTATCCGGAGGATTGTGCGTTTCGTGAGGGGATTGTGGCGACATGGTGCGAGGTGTCGCGGCGGTATGGGTTTGTGCGTTATGATGCTCCTCCGCTGGAGCCGCTGGAGCTATATACGCAGAAGTCTGGGGGGGAGATAGTGGGGCAGCTTTATCATTTTGTGGATAAGGGGGGACGAGCGGTGGCGCTGCGGCCGGAGATGACGCCGAGCTTGACGCGGATGGTGGCAGCGCGGTATCGGGATTATCGGAAGCCGATGAAGTGGTTTTCGGTGCCGCAGGTGTTTCGATACGAGCGGATGCAGCGTGGGCGGCTGCGGGAGCATTTTCAGTGGAATTGCGATATTATTGGTGAGGCGGGTTTGCAGGCGGAGGTGGAGCTGATCGCGTTGGTGATCGATGGGTTGCGGGCGTTTGGGTTGGGAGAGGATGATTTTGTGGTGCGGTTGAGTGATCGTGTTTTTTGGGCGGATTTTTTGAGGAAAAGAAATGTGCCAGAGGAGAGGTGGTATGAGGTTTTCCAAGCCATAGATAAGTGTGAGAGAGAGCCGCGGGAGAAGACAAGTGAGAGGTTGGGGGTGTTGGCCGATGAGGTGATGAGGGTGATAAATGAAGGGGCTGCGAGCGAACGCCTCGATGAGGTGGAGGCGGGCTTGGCGCGTAGGGGGCTTGGCGGGTATGTGAGGCGAGATTTTCGGATTGTGCGAGGGCTGGCGTATTATACGGGTGTGGTGTTTGAGGTTTTTGATCGAGGCGGCGCGTTTCGGGCGATTGCTGGGGGGGGTCGGTATGATGAGCTTTTTGCGAAGCAGGGAAATGAGTCGGTGCCGGCAGTGGGTTTTGGCATGGGGGACGTGGTGCTGGGAGAAATTTTGCGGCTGAAAGGATGGAAGGCAGACAGGCGGATGGGGGTAGATGTTTTTATTTTTGTGGAGGATGAAAAGTTTCGAGCTGATGCCGATCGCTGGACGCAGGCGCTGCGGGAGAATGGGCTGTGCGTGGATGTGGCGTTGAAGGCGTCGAAGATTAGCAGGCAATATGAATTGGCCGAGGAGCGCGGAGCACGATGGGGAGTGATGTTCGATCAGCAAGGAGTGTTGCTGAAGAATTTGGTCTCTCGGGAACTGAGGCGTGTGAATGAGGTGGGGGAGGTGTTGGCTTTAGTTCGTTTATGAGCGTCGTTGGGGTTGTGTTAGTGTGATTGGAACGGCGAATGGATGAGGGAAGGTCGCCGTTGTTTTTAATGGATTAATGTATCATGAGGAAGAAATTAAAGACGTGGAGGATTAAGCGATTCCGAGTTTTTTTCGGCCTTCAGCTGAAATGCGAGAAGGGTTCCAAGGAGGGTCCCAAACGACTTCCACCTGAGCTCGATGAACTCCTGGTAGGGCTGCGATTTTCTTTTGGGCATCGTTAGCAATAACTGGTCCCATTCCGCAGCCGGGAGCTGTA from Candidatus Methylacidiphilales bacterium includes these protein-coding regions:
- the hisS gene encoding histidine--tRNA ligase; the encoded protein is MQALPGFRDFYPEDCAFREGIVATWCEVSRRYGFVRYDAPPLEPLELYTQKSGGEIVGQLYHFVDKGGRAVALRPEMTPSLTRMVAARYRDYRKPMKWFSVPQVFRYERMQRGRLREHFQWNCDIIGEAGLQAEVELIALVIDGLRAFGLGEDDFVVRLSDRVFWADFLRKRNVPEERWYEVFQAIDKCEREPREKTSERLGVLADEVMRVINEGAASERLDEVEAGLARRGLGGYVRRDFRIVRGLAYYTGVVFEVFDRGGAFRAIAGGGRYDELFAKQGNESVPAVGFGMGDVVLGEILRLKGWKADRRMGVDVFIFVEDEKFRADADRWTQALRENGLCVDVALKASKISRQYELAEERGARWGVMFDQQGVLLKNLVSRELRRVNEVGEVLALVRL
- a CDS encoding integration host factor subunit beta, encoding MSNLTKRDLVVRISNETGLVQHQVLEVLQRYFDAMIESLIAGRTVELRKFGVFEIKWRKARVGRNPNKPETDIVIPPHPVVKFKPGKILKEKLKEMAAQGPKPEDGGGKGDASQSSEQVAALG
- a CDS encoding SDR family oxidoreductase, with translation MKLTGRRILVVGGSRGIGAAVARGARDAGAEVVVASRTRGNWDGEWWEWDVTREDGVQEVEGNLDGVVYCPGSVVLKPFGSLRGEVWRQEWELNVMGAVRVLQRCERALFRGEGVGSVVLVSSVAAGVGMRYHACVGTVKGAVEGLGRSLAAEWAPRVRVNVVAPSLTNTMLAGRLLETEEKRKAVAERHPLTGYNEAEDVAGMILFLLGDGARRVTGEVWRVDGGVGAVRV
- a CDS encoding glycoside hydrolase family 13 protein; this translates as MHPHPKNILLHLLLCSIFRTMPASEVPNASPTPPDFPVPDWAKDAIWYQIFPERFYNGDPSNDPTLDSLAGAYPDDTSPPWQIHPWTSDWYALQPHEKAHPDRPLFHHILRRRYGGDLQGILQKLDYLADLGINAIYLNPIFHSPSHHKYDALSYHHVDPHFGPDPAGDLALIAKETFHDPSTWSWTAADRLFLRLLQEAKKRNIRIILDGVFNHLGKQSPPFQDLLKNQRLSPYRDWFIVESWRDDTTGTPFTYRGWFGHDTLPEILEIDDNIAPAPRQYIFHATRRWMDPDGDGDPSDGIDGWRLDVAFCIPHGFWKQWRRLVKSINPQAYLTAEIIDPPEKLLPYLQGDEFDAVMNYNFAFACAAFFLRDDAQALTPTAFLDRLAHLRRTLPPSVAYVMQNLFGSHDTNRLASHAVNRNLGHYHDWPTYFQQSKATNPAYLHRPPNPHEKRLIRLLTLFQFTYIGAPMIYYGDEVGLHGANDPCCRKPMLWPEYTYEPESYLPDGTRRPTPDPIAPDLHLHRHYRTLAHLRHRHPSLRRGTFEVTYIDDATRTFAFQRKHHTDTLTVAFNTSKQPVTLPLSKIQAPSSATILYTVGDARLRRPLLILPPTLTLAPHSATILKSP